One window of the Vigna unguiculata cultivar IT97K-499-35 unplaced genomic scaffold, ASM411807v1 contig_336, whole genome shotgun sequence genome contains the following:
- the LOC114171673 gene encoding uncharacterized protein LOC114171673, protein MADSNQEGGAGISPIQMQALTQHLERLLRQANDEIHERIDRLENDGVTRRGVRRQETRVARYDEERRNREQWSNPLQGIKLNIPSFAGKNDPEAYFNWELKMENVFDCGNFEEEQKVRLAASEFSHYALIWWHKLQRERQRDGDPPVDTWEELRRLMRRRYVPASYQRDMKFKLQRITQGSRSVEDYHKEMEMLMIQAKLEEDPEVTMARFINGLNNDIRDVVELQEFVEMEDLLHKAIQVEEQLKRKGASRRMASSSTYGWKDKAKREGYKSSPYSAKGETGSAMSTKATKEADPKPSKGNEAVPKRTRDITCFKCQGKGHYAYECPTKRTVVIRDDGGYSSESDANEESEGEEDEDVGPEMNEKGLLMVRRLLGSHIQAMDESQRDNIFHTRCIVQGQLCMVIVDSGSCANVASTRLVSKLNLPTKPHPRPYRLQWLSDEGEIKVKQQVEVAIVIGTYSDVISCDVVPMEACHLLLGRPWQHDHKTIHDGFSNKISFTHQGKKVVLKPLSPQEVCHDQVRLKEKIMREKKVESGSVIAKEREVRKVLLARQPLYMLICKPVLNTNPEFPTSLPSSISSILQEFKDVFPSDLPSGLPPLRGIEHQVDLIPGATIPNRPAYRSNPEETKEIQRQKDGSWRMCSDCRSVNSITIKYRHPIPRLDDLLDELHGAQVFSKIDLKSGYNQIRIREGDEWKTAFKTKFGLYEWLVMPFGLTNAPSTFMRLMNHVLRDFIGHFVVVYFDDILIYSADLDLHAQHLHSVLSALRHEKLYANLEKCMFCQDHVVFLGFVVSSKGVEVDQSKVKAIQEWPTPKSVSDIRSFHGLASFYRRFVRDFSTLAAPLNELVKKNVSFKWGEKQEKAFQTLKQRLVSAPILALPNFSKSFEIECDASGIGIGAVLLQEGHPIAYFSEKLSGAALNYSTYDKELYALVRALKTWQHYLFPKEFVIHSDHESLKYLKGQGKLNTRHAKWVEFLEQFPYVIKYKRGKGNVVADALSRRHALISMVETKLLGLEVLKGLYEEDKEFGQRYKECEKMAKDEYYRFEGFLFRANRLCVPQSSIRELLVKEAHRGGLMGHFGVLKTYDILHEHFYWVNMKKDVAKLCESCIECRQAKSKVLPQGLYTPLPVPEHPWVDLSMDFVLGLPRSSTGRDSILVVHSPFEVVYGFNPLSPLDLLPVPNISVFKHTEGQAKAEFVRKLHEKVKDQITTKNESYAKQANKGRRRVVFQPGDWVWVHMRKERFPEQRKSKLLPRGDGPFQVLERINDNAYKIQMPGEDGSALKKNGSDLETNPVQEGGNDEDISHQPGSKLTKEEENSLQGIGGPMTRSKAKQTKATLQRLILNLLEDVVKDPTHKLVYLITWKDEAKDEVELQKA, encoded by the exons ATGGCAGATTCAAACCAAGAAGGAGGGGCAGGCATTAGTCCCATTCAAATGCAAGCTCTTACTCAACATCTTGAAAGATTACTCCGACAAGCCAATGATGAGATACATGAGAGAATTGATAGGTTGGAGAATGATGGAGTAACAAGAAGAGGTGTAAGGAGGCAAGAAACAAGGGTGGCGAGATATGATGAAGAAAGGAGGAATAGGGAGCAGTGGAGCAATCCTCTCCAAGGAATTAAACTAAACATTCCCTCTTTTGCAGGAAAGAATGATCCCGAAGCTTACTTTAATTGGGAGCTCAAGATGGAGAATGTGTTTGATTGCGGCAACTTTGAGGAGGAACAAAAGGTGAGGTTGGCAGCATCCGAATTCTCACACTATGCATTGATTTGGTGGCACAAGCTTCAAAGGGAGAGGCAAAGAGATGGAGATCCACCAGTAGACACATGGGAGGAATTGAGGAGGCTCATGAGGAGGAGATATGTCCCTGCATCCTATCAAAGGGATATGAAGTTTAAGCTTCAAAGAATTACTCAAGGAAGCCGAAGTGTGGAGGATTACCACAAAGAGATGGAGATGTTGATGATCCAAGCTAAGCTTGAGGAAGATCCTGAGGTAACAATGGCTAGGTTCATTAATGGGTTGAATAATGATATCCGTGATGTGGTTGAGTTGCAGGAGTTTGTGGAGATGGAGGATCTTCTCCATAAAGCCATCCAAGTAGAAGAGCAACTCAAAAGGAAGGGAGCTTCAAGGAGAATGGCGTCGTCTTCTACTTATGGGTGGAAGGACAAGGCTAAGAGGGAGGGATATAAGTCATCACCCTATTCGGCCAAGGGAGAGACCGGTTCGGCCATGAGTACCAAGGCCACCAAAGAAGCGGATCCTAAGCCTTCTAAGGGCAATGAAGCTGTACCAAAAAGAACTAGAGACATTACATGCTTCAAATGCCAAGGCAAGGGGCACTATGCATATGAATGTCCTACCAAGAGGACTGTGGTGATTAGAGATGATGGAGGATATTCTAGTGAGTCAGATGCAAATGAAGAATCTGAAGGAGAGGAGGATGAGGATGTTGGACCAGAAATGAACGAGAAGGGATTGTTGATGGTGAGGAGACTATTAGGATCTCATATACAAGCCATGGATGAAAGCCAAAGGGACAACATTTTCCACACTAGGTGTATTGTCCAAGGGCAACTTTGCATGGTGATTGTGGATAGTGGGAGTTGCGCTAATGTGGCTAGTACAAGGCTAGTATCCAAGTTGAATCTTCCTACCAAGCCTCATCCTAGACCTTACCGTTTGCAATGGCTAAGTGATGAAGGAGAAATTAAAGTGAAGCAGCAAGTGGAGGTGGCCATAGTCATTGGGACTTATTCTGATGTGATTTCATGTGATGTGGTGCCTATGGAGGCGTGTCATCTATTGTTGGGGAGACCATGGCAGCATGACCACAAGACCATCCATGATGGATTCTCCAACAAGATCTCTTTTACACATCAAGGAAAGAAGGTGGTGCTTAAACCTTTAAGCCCACAAGAGGTGTGTCATGATCAAGTGAGGTTGAAAGAGAAAAtcatgagagaaaagaaagttgAGAGTGGGAGCGTG ATAGCAAAGGAGAGGGAAGTGAGGAAGGTGTTGTTAGCACGGCAACCCTTATATATGCTTATATGCAAACCTGTTTTGAATACTAACCCTGAATTTCCCACTTCCTTGCCATCTTCTATTTCTTCTATTTTGCAGGAATTCAAGGATGTATTCCCCTCGGATTTGCCTAGTGGATTACCACCATTGAGGGGAATAGAACATCAAGTGGATTTGATACCTGGAGCCACCATTCCAAACAGGCCAGCGTATAGGAGCAATCCCGAGGAGACCAAGGAGATACAAAGGCAA AAAGATGGTTCTTGGCGCATGTGTAGTGACTGTAGAAGTGTGAATAGCATTACCATtaagtataggcatcccattcctagacTTGATGATTTACTTGATGAATTGCATGGTGCACAAGtgttttcaaaaattgatttgaaaagtGGATACAACCAAATTAGGATTAGAGAAGGAGATGAatggaaaactgctttcaaaaccaaatttgggttgTATGAGTGGCTGGTTATGCCATTTGGATTAACTAATGCACCAAGCACATTCATGAGGTTGATGAATCATGTTCTACGAGATTTTATAGGGCATTTTGTGGTAGTGTATTTTGATGATATTCTGATCTATAGTGCTGATTTGGACTTGCATGCTCAACATTTGCATTCTGTGTTATCTGCTTTGAGACATGAAAAGTTGTATGCTAATCTTGAGAAATGCATGTTTTGTCAAGACCATGTGGTATTTCTGGGTTTTGTGGTGAGTTCAAAAGGGGTAGAAGTTGATCAATCCAAAGTGAAGGCCATACAAGAGTGGCCAACACCCAAATCCGTGAGTGATATTAGGAGTTTTCATGGCCTggctagtttctataggagaTTTGTGAGAGATTTCAGCACCTTGGCAGCCCCCTTAAATGAGTTAGTGAAGAAAAACGTGAGCTTCAAGTGGGGGGAAAAACAAGAGAAAGCTTTCCAAACTCTTAAGCAAAGACTAGTGAGTGCACCCATCCTAGCATTGCCCAATTTTTCCAAATCCTTTGAGATAGAGTGTGACGCTTCTGGCATAGGTATAGGAGCTGTTCTACTTCAAGAAGGCCATCCCATAGCATACTTTAGTGAAAAATTGAGTGGAGCAGCCTTGAATTACTCTACCTATGACAAGGAACTCTATGCCTTAGTGAGAGCCCTCAAAACTTGGCAACATTATCTTTTTCCCAAGGAATTCGTTAtccatagtgaccatgagtctcTTAAGTATCTCAAGGGTCAAGGTAAGCTTAATACAAGACATGCCAAATGGGTTGAATTCTTAGAGCAATTTCCATATGTCATTAAGTACAAGAGAGGGAAAGGAAATGTGGTTGCGGATGCCCTATCTAGGAGACATGCGCTAATATCTATGGTTGAGACCAAGTTGTTGGGTTTGGAAGTGTTGAAGGGGTTGTATGAGGAGGATAAAGAGTTCGGCCAAAGGTACAAGGAGTGTGAAAAGATGGCCAAGGATGAGTACTATAGATTTGAGGGGTTCTTGTTTAGAGCAAATAGGCTATGTGTTCCTCAATCTTCCATTAGAGAACTCTTAGTGAAGGAAGCACATAGAGGGGGGTTGATGGGTCATTTTGGAGTGCTTAAAACTTATGACATCTTGCATGAGCATTTCTATTGGGTTAACATGAAAAAGGATGTAGCCAAACTGTGTGAGTCATGCATTGAGTGTAGACAAGCTAAGTCTAAAGTTCTTCCCCAAGGTTTATACACTCCTCTTCCTGTTCCTGAACACCCTTGGGTGGATTTGTCCATGGATTTTGTGCTTGGTTTGCCTCGATCAAGTACTGGCCGAGACTCCATACTAGTTGT TCATTCTCCTTTTGAGGTAGTGTATGGGTTTAATCCTTTATCTCCACTTGATTTATTACCTGTGCCTAACATTTCTGTGTTTAAGCATACTGAAGGACAGGCAAAGGCAGAGTTTGTGCGGAAGCTTCATGAGAAAGTTAAAGATCAAATCACCACGAAGAATGAGAGCTACGCAAAACAAGCTAACAAAGGTAGAAGGAGAGTTGTGTTCCAACCAGGAGATTGGGTGTGGGTACACATGAGGAAAGAGAGATTTCCCGAACAAAGGAAATCCAAGTTGCTGCCTAGAGGAGATGGACCATTCCAAGTCTTGGAAAGGATCAATGACAATGCTTACAAGATCCAAATGCCAG GTGAAGATGGTTCGGCTTTGAAGAAAAATGGTTCGGATTTGGAGACCAATCCTGTTCAAGAGGGAGGGAATGATGAGGACATCTCTCACCAGCCTGGATCCAAGCTAACCAAAGAAGAGGAGAACTCTCTACAAGGGATAGGAGGTCCTATGACGAGATCCAAGGCCAAGCAAACCAAGGCAACATTACAAAGGCTAATTCTAAATCTCTTAGAAGATGTGGTCAAGGATCCTACACATAAGCTTGTTTACTTGATCACTTGGAAGGATGAAGCTAAGGATGAAGTTGAGCTCCAAAAGGCGTGA
- the LOC114171674 gene encoding ctenidin-3-like, whose translation MVVVVVVVLLIVVVVVVVVVVVVVVAVVVYDGIGDGGGGCGGGRICGGGCGGGYGVSYGYRSNGVGAGGYGSGGDSGSGGGRHGGGGGDGCRGGYGGSGRCGGGGG comes from the coding sequence atggtggtggtcgtggtggtagtGCTGCTGATCGTGGTGGTGGTTGtcgtggtggttgtggtggtggtggtggtggccgtggtggtgTATGATGGaattggtgatggtggtggtggttgtggtggggGACGTatttgtggtggtggttgtggtggtggttatggtgtTAGTTATGGTTATCGTAGTAATGGTGTTGGTGCTGGTGGTTATGGAAGTGGTGGTGATAGTGGTAGTGGTGGGGGTCgtcatggtggtggtggtggtgatggatGTCGTGGTGGTTATGGTGGCAGTGGtcgttgtggtggtggtggtggttga